In Denticeps clupeoides chromosome 1, fDenClu1.1, whole genome shotgun sequence, a single window of DNA contains:
- the LOC114796457 gene encoding titin isoform X41, protein MQMESRRKSQRSSFMDSLSSRSQWIIVLGLLITWSMAGIFMFDFINFKEEPDTQEDPIAAINDALESISEYMDKGLDVLSDPLGLVPESGEIVESAVDGLADLAGSASGLLLDSEGSVYGVRFLKSGGALIEDVRTGMQDAVLYLFHIFEGVLNAVTSFPVGILTQTLDGVKCILNLIANCIPSMPASREGSSYGVGALKSGGALMEDARIGLKNAVLYIFDVFQGLLNAAASFPFDGVTWIVNLIANCIPSMPAGHEGGFYGEVVLQSGGALVEDVRTGVKNVVLYLFNVFEGVLDAVIFIPDLLVTQTMHGVKYITNIVVYCVTSIPIDHAGWIPESIKPMNAITYATEGITNLNKNVFGSLSNMFKSDEGYIPEMSFDPMKVVTDAVEEITDKRNMFLAYLSTMLMQEKEDALQMKRKKGEFFPPLETVTEIMDRKEDDVLLEKIFKATSTKLEDHRRGRAMDDLQEEHEQKQEDSGKLDLKEEEDLDHMGEYQQEDRDEKNNKDASDYYNVSEPENLDDAVEKNVEGLVFLMKPITDVPDLERDSEAADEYEDKKSPESVIPEIEEFKEFETIPDDDEEMISGDTEETGKQARSDITEEEDDDDDDDDDDDKVPAEQAHSDITVSDFEGEIEMKVTDDDDLDSEDTEEKTSNVADDHIIEGEDDGEDLTEKTTAASKLAETTDDYNNDDAEDYRGGDEDNKDKDDYLEIEDAEETTAHDESVSEIDNKKDHVTESEDDVKDLIGPFTEAPKLADNEDDLEREDEEGKITSDLALAEIDNKHDHMTESEDDLIEPPTAAASLTDNHNVHDDDDAEEKIKSDVVVTEMDDKDDPLTVSEADSEDLIDPPAEAPSLTENCDVNYGDVHDDDDDLDSDDAEEKIKSDGGLAEDLVEPQTESPKMAEASDADEEDDLQSEDAEDKIKAEIRNKDDHMTESEDDSEDHTEPTTAAPSLAEVSDNQNDDEDDNDFDSDGSEMTEPLETMDTDVSAEQTKPEDILLKPDSSANGDDQNNNNNDRRKEKSKMKKQLPGKTRQSNITSDVLTEQEDLDSLPQDLYGVLEQEKAYKEQKTKEEVYKVIQELRAAEDEEDEEQMAITEETEKNAEEKTSDRMKRKAKLQMNMTSDDLEPKAEKLEKPEKLKKKPSVETHVIKKKSQKEVEAQRERAKPAKKEAEVLKEKVKPAKTERKVAKKAEQAKKAAPKVSTEKAKISPERKEAEDLKRKVKPAPAIKEVPQEKVKLAPEEAEVTKEKVKPLKKDFAASKEKAKPKKDVEAQTERAKPGKDAEVPKEKAKAKEARQVAKEKPAAQIKEPQVPQKKPITPEKEPAEKAKARPTKKESELPKEKAKAPAEVKEVPKEKVKPTPPIKKPKILKKDLKPITKEPKIPKEESKPIKKEPKIPKEEPKPIKEEPEIPKEESKPTKKVPEKAKSAPAIKEPEMPKEKEKPTLTVKKAEVTKEKAKSTRAAKQAEVPKEKARPTPGVKKPEEETHPEKKEIQKEEPKSSKKEPKILKEEPKPIKKEPKILKELKPIKKVPKIPKEGSKPIKKELKMPKEEPKPIKEEPEIPKEEPKPTKKEPEISKEESKPIKTEPKVPKEETPPSKKDPKILKEETQPMKKAPELSKEEPKHIKKEHKVLKEEPSPITKEPKIPKEEPKPKKESKIPKAKPRPTMKEPDISKEESKPIKTEPKSPKKELKPIKKEPKIPKEELKPIKKEPKVKKENTQPIKKEPKIPKVKAKPIMKEPKVPKEEIQLIKKEAKIPEEEPKPIKKEPKVPKEETKPIKKEPKVKKEDTQSITKAEPKIPKEEPEPIKKEPKVPKEDTQPIKKEPKIPVEEPKPIKKEPKVPKEDTHPIKKEPKIPVEEPKPIKKEPKVPKEDTQPIKKEPKIPVEEPKSIKKEPKIPVEEPKSIKKEPKVPKEETKPIKKEPKIPEEEPKSIKKEPKVPKEETKPIKKEPKTPKVEAKPIKKEPKIPEEEPKSIKKEPKIPVEEPKSIKKEPKVPKEETKPIKKEPKIPEEEPKPIKKEPKIPKEEPKPIKKEPKIPEEEPKPIKKEPKVPKEETKPIKKESKIPEEEPKSIKKEPKIPEEEPKSIKKEPKIPEEESKSIKKEPKVPKEDTQPIKKEPKIPKEEPKPIKKEPKVPKEETKPIKKEPKTPKVEAKPIKKEPKIPEEEPKSIKKELDILKEEPKKAEAEVAKGKVKSTPAVKKPEVPKEKPEPIKKEAEMPKEKLKATPTIKKAEVQKEEKKLMKKEPEVPNEKVLHTTATQVEPVLKEKVKPPRKDVELAKAKAKPAPPLKAEAGIPKDKAKPKKAAEKDKEKPEPTPSPKELGVKKEKVPAAPTAKKPDVPKTEAKQPKKAPGAVLKERLKLTRGKADIHLKAELEGLKNLTKPIPKKEHIVKERKKLVEKATPEAPKEVKPVPETEEPEVSQETTAPLEKVVHIESVTPVDVTEPAPTKPGEPPLLEEFGAEEDDLPYFQCFFVDEDDTHYPFFPFSPIQM, encoded by the exons ATGCAGATGGAGTCTCGTCGCAAGAGCCAGCGCAGCAGCTTCATGGATTCCCTTAGCAGCCGCAGCCAATGGATCATCGTCCTCGGCCTCCTCATCACCTGGTCCATGGCTGGCATATTTATGTTCGACTTCATCAATTTCAAGGAAGAACCGG acacacaggagGATCCCATAGCCGCTATAAACGATGCGTTGGAGAGCATCTCGGAATATATGGATAAAGGCCTGGACGTTTTGAGTGACCCGCTGG GTTTAGTACCTGAATCGGGTGAGATAGTCGAGTCTGCTGTTGATGGACTCGCTGATTTAGCAGGCTCGGCATCAGGACTGCTGCTGGACAGTGAAG gGAGCGTGTACGGAGTGCGTTTCTTGAAATCAGGTGGTGCTCTAATCGAAGATGTAAGAACTGGAATGCAGGATGCGGTGCTGTATTTATTCCACATCTTTGAAG GAGTGCTGAATGCAGTGACCTCCTTCCCAGTAGGAATTTTGACTCAAACACTTGATGGAGTTAAATGCATACTGAACTTGATCGCAAACTGTATTCCAAGCATGCCAGCTAGCCGTGAAG GGAGTTCTTATGGAGTGGGCGCCCTGAAATCTGGTGGTGCACTAATGGAAGATGCAAGAATTGGGCTGAAGAACGCAGTCCTGTATATATTCGACGTCTTTCAAG GCCTCCTCAATGCAGCGGCCTCCTTCCCGTTTGATGGAGTAACATGGATAGTGAACTTGATTGCAAACTGTATTCCAAGCATGCCAGCTGGCCACGAAG gggGTTTTTATGGAGAGGTTGTCCTGCAATCTGGAGGTGCACTCGTGGAAGATGTGAGAACTGGAGTGAAGAATGTGGTTCTGTATTTATTCAACGTCTTCGAAG GAGTGCTGGATGCAGTTATCTTCATCCCGGATCTGCTTGTGACTCAAACAATGCATGGAGTGAAATACATAACAAACATTGTGGTATATTGCGTCACAAGCATACCCATTGACCATGCAG GTTGGATTCCCGAAAGCATTAAACCAATGAACGCCATTACTTACGCAACAGAAGGAATCACTAACCTAAACAAGAATGTCTTTGGCTCGTTGTCTAACATGTTCAAGAGTGATGAAG GTTACATTCCGGAAATGAGCTTTGACCCCATGAAAGTTGTCACTGATGCAGTAGAAGAAATTACTGACAAAAGGAACATGTTCTTGGCATATTTGTCAACTATGCTGATGCAAGAAAAGG aaGATGCACTacagatgaaaagaaagaaag GAGAATTTTTCCCTCCACTAGAAACAG TTACAGAGATCATGGACAGAAAAGAAGATGATGTTCTGCTGGAGAAGATCTTTAAGGCCACTAGTACAAAGCTAGAAGATCACAGGAGAGGAAGAGCCATGGATGACCTCCAAGAAGAGCATGAGCAAAAACAGGAAGATTCTGGTAAATTGGAtttgaaagaggaagaagatcTAGATCACATGGGAGAATATCAACAGGAGGACAGGGATGAGAAAAACAACAAGGATGCTTCTGATTATTATAATGTTTCCGAACCTGAAAATCTTGATGATGCTGTTGAAAAAAATGTTGAGGGTCTTGTGTTTTTGATGAAACCCATCACAGACGTTCCAGATTTGGAAAGGGATTCTGAAGCAGCAGATGAATATGAGGATAAGAAGAGTCCAGAGTCTGTCATTCCTGAAATAgaagaatttaaagaatttgaAACAATTCCAGATGACGATGAAGAAATGATCAGTGGGGATACAGAGGAGACAGGAAAACAGGCAAGATCTGACataacagaagaagaagatgatgatgatgatgatgatgatgatgatgataaggTCCCAGCAGAACAGGCACATTCTGATATAACCGTGTCTGACTTTGAAGGTGAAATAGAGATGAAGGTCACTGATGACGATGATTTAGACAGTGAGGATACAGAGGAAAAAACATCCAATGTAGCTGACGATCATATTATTGAAGGTGAAGATGACGGTGAAGACCTGACAGAAAAAACCACAGCAGCCAGTAAATTGGCTGAGACCACTGACGATTACAACAACGATGATGCTGAAGATTACAGGGGAGGTGATGAAGATAACAAAGATAAGGATGATTATTTGGAGATCGAGGATGCAGAGGAAACAACAGCACATGATGAATCTGTTTCTGAAATAGATAACAAAAAGGATCATGTCACTGAAAGTGAAGATGACGTTAAAGACCTGATAGGACCATTCACAGAAGCACCTAAACTGGCTGATAATGAAGATGATTTAGAGCGTGAGGATGAAGAAGGAAAAATAACATCTGATCTAGCTCTAGCTGAAATAGATAACAAACATGACCACATGACTGAAAGTGAAGATGACCTGATAGAACcacccacagcagcagcatcactgACAGATAACCACAAtgttcatgatgatgatgatgcagaagaaaaaattaaatctgaTGTAGTTGTAACTGAAATGGATGACAAAGATGATCCTCTGACTGTAAGTGAAGCTGACAGTGAAGATCTAATAGATCCACCTGCAGAAGCACCATCATTGACTGAGAACTGTGATGTTAATTATGGTGAtgttcatgatgatgatgatgatttggATAGTGATGatgcagaagaaaaaataaaatctgatggAGGTCTAGCTGAAGACCTTGTAGAACCACAAACAGAATCACCTAAAATGGCTGAGGCCAGTGATGCTGATGAGGAAGATGATTTACAGAGCGAGGATGCAGAAGACAAAATAAAAGCTGAAATACGTAATAAAGATGACCACATGACTGAAAGTGAAGATGATAGTGAAGACCATACAGAACCAACTACAGCAGCACCATCACTGGCTGAGGTCAGTGATAATCaaaatgatgatgaagatgataaTGATTTTGACAGTGATGGTTCAGAGATGACAGAACCGCTGGAGACAATGGATACAGATGTATCAGCTGAACAAACCAAACCTGAGGACATACTTTTGAAGCCTGACAGTTCTGCCAATGGTGATgaccaaaacaacaacaacaacgacagAAGGAAGGAAAAATCCAAAATGAAGAAGCAGTTGCCGGGGAAGACAAGGCAATCAAACATCACGTCCGATGTTCTCACAGAGCAAGAAGATCTGGACTCTTTGCCACAGGACTTATACGGAG TTCTTGAACAAGAAAAAGCATATaaagagcaaaaaacaaaagaagaagtgTATAAGGTCATCCAAG AGTTGAGAGCCGcagaggatgaagaggatgaagaacAGATGGCCATAACTgaggaaacagaaaaaaatgctgaagaAAAAACATCCGACAGAATGAAACGCAAAGCCAAGCTTCAGATGAACATGACTTCAGATGACCTGGAGCCCAAAG CAGAGAAACTGGAGAAGCCCGAGAAGCTGAAGAAGAAACCCAGTGTTGAGACTCATGTGATAAAAAAGAAGTCCCAGAAAG AGGTGGAAGCTCAAAGGGAAAGAGCCAAACCAGCAAAGAAAG AAGCTGAGGTCCTGAAAGAGAAAGTCAAACCAGCCAAGACAG AACGTAAAGTTGCAAAGAAAGCTGAACAAGCAAAGAAAG CAGCACCTAAAGTTTCCACAGAAAAAGCCAAAATATCACCAGAGAGAAAAG AAGCTGAGGATCTGAAGAGGAAAGTCAAACCAGCTCCAGCAATTAAGG AAGTGCCACAAGAAAAAGTCAAGCTTGCACCTGAAGAGGCCGAAG TTACAAAGGAGAAGGTCAAACCACTGAAGAAAg aCTTTGCTGCTTCAAAGGAAAAAGCCAAACCAAAGAAAG ATGTGGAAGCTCAGACAGAGAGGGCCAAACCAGGAAAGG ATGCTGAAGTCCCAAAAGAAAAAGCTAAAGCAAAGGAGG CAAGACAAGTGGCAAAAGAAAAACCAGCAGCACAAATAAAAG AGCCTCAGGTTCCACAGAAGAAACCCATAACTCCTGAGAAAG AACCAGCTGAAAAGGCCAAAGCTCgaccaacaaaaaaag AATCTGAATTACCAAAAGAAAAGGCCAAGGCTCCAGCTGAAGTAAAAG AAGTtccaaaagaaaaagtgaaaccTACTCCACCAATTAAAA AACCAAAGATTCTGAAGAAGGACCTCAAACCTATAACGAAAG AACCCAAGATTCCAAAGGAGGAATCCAAACCTATAAAGAaag AACCTAAGATTCCAAAGGAGGAACCCAAACCAATAAAGGAAG AACCAGAGATTCCAAAGGAGGAATCTAAACCTACAAAGAAAG TGCCAGAAAAGGCCAAGTCTGCCCCAGCAATAAAAG AACCAGAAAtgccaaaagaaaaagagaagccCACTCTAACAGTTAAAA AAGCAGAAGtgacaaaagaaaaagccaAGTCTACTCGAGCTGCTAAAC AAGCAGAAGTGCCGAAAGAAAAGGCCAGGCCTACTCCAGGGGTTAAAA AACCAGAGGAGGAAACCCATCCTGAAAAGAAAG AAATTCAGAAAGAGGAACCCAAATCTTCAAAGAAAG AACCCAAGATCCTGAAAGAGGAACCCAAACCTATTAAGAAAG AACCAAAGATTCTGAAGGAGCTCAAACCTATAAAGAAAG TACCCAAGATTCCTAAGGAGGGATCCAAACCTATAAAGAAAG AACTTAAAATGCCAAAAGAAGAACCCAAACCAATAAAGGAAG AACCAGAGATTCCAAAGGAGGAACCTAAACCTACAAAGAAAG AACCAGAGATTTCAAAGGAGGAATCCAAACCTATAAAGACAG AACCCAAGGTTCCAAAGGAGGAAACCCCACCTTCAAAGAAAG ACCCCAAGATTCTGAAAGAGGAAACCCAACCTATGAAGAAAG CTCCTGAGCTTTCAAAGGAGGAGCCCAAACATATTAAGAAAG AACACAAGGTTCTGAAAGAGGAACCCTCACCTATAACGAAAG AACCCAAGATTCCGAAGGAGGAACCCAAACCCAAGAAAG AATCAAAGATTCCAAAGGCAAAACCTAGACCTACAATGAAAG AACCAGATATTTCAAAGGAGGAATCCAAACCAATAAAGACAG AACCTAAAAGTCCAAAGAAGGAACTCAAACCAATCAAGAAAG AACCTAAGATTCCAAAGGAGGAACTCAAACCAATCAAGAAAG AACCCAAGGTTAAAAAAGAGAACACCCAACCTATTAAGAAAG AACCCAAAATCCCAAAGGTGAAAGCCAAACCTATAATGAAAG AACCCAAGGTTCCAAAGGAAGAAATACAACTTATAAAGAAAG AAGCCAAGATTCCAGAGGAGGAGCCCAAACCTATAAAGAAAG AACCCAAGGTTCCAAAGGAAGAAACCAAACCCATAAAAAAAG AACCCAAGGTTAAAAAAGAGGACACCCAATCTATTACGAAAG CAGAACCCAAGATTCCAAAGGAGGAGCCCGAACCTATAAAGAAAG AACCCAAGGTTCCAAAGGAAGACACCCAACCTATAAAGAAAG AACCCAAGATTCCAGTGGAGGAGCCCAAACCTATAAAGAAAG AACCCAAGGTTCCAAAGGAAGACACCCATCCTATAAAGAAAG AACCCAAGATTCCAGTGGAGGAGCCCAAACCTATAAAGAAAG AACCCAAGGTTCCAAAGGAAGACACCCAACCTATAAAGAAAG AACCCAAGATTCCAGTGGAGGAGCCCAAATCTATAAAGAAAG AACCCAAGATTCCAGTGGAGGAGCCCAAATCTATAAAGAAAG AACCCAAGGTTCCAAAGGAAGAAACCAAACCCATAAAGAAAG AACCCAAGATTCCAGAGGAGGAGCCCAAATCTATAAAGAAAG AACCCAAGGTTCCAAAGGAAGAAACCAAACCTATCAAGAAAG AACCCAAGACTCCAAAGGTGGAAGCCAAACCTATAAAGAAAG AACCCAAGATTCCAGAGGAGGAGCCCAAATCTATAAAGAAAG AACCCAAGATTCCAGTGGAGGAGCCCAAATCTATAAAGAAAG AACCCAAGGTTCCAAAGGAAGAAACCAAACCTATAAAGAAAG AACCCAAGATTCCAGAGGAGGAGCCCAAACCTATAAAGAAAG AACCCAAGATTCCAAAGGAGGAGCCCAAACCTATAAAGAAAG AACCCAAGATTCCAGAGGAGGAGCCCAAACCTATAAAGAAAG AACCCAAGGTTCCAAAGGAAGAAACCAAACCTATAAAGAAAG AATCCAAGATTCCAGAGGAGGAGCCCAAATCTATAAAGAAAG AACCCAAGATTCCAGAGGAGGAGCCCAAATCTATAAAGAAAG AACCCAAGATTCCAGAGGAGGAGTCCAAATCTATAAAGAAAG AACCCAAGGTTCCAAAGGAAGACACCCAACCTATAAAGAAAG AACCCAAGATTCCAAAGGAGGAGCCCAAACCTATAAAGAAAG AACCCAAGGTTCCAAAGGAAGAAACCAAACCTATCAAGAAAG AACCCAAGACTCCAAAGGTGGAAGCCAAACCTATAAAGAAAG AACCCAAGATTCCAGAGGAGGAGCCCAAATCTATAAAGAAAG AACTAGATATTCTAAAGGAGGAACCCAAGAAAG CAGAGGCAGAAGTAGCAAAAGGCAAAGTCAAGTCCACTCCTGCAGTTAAAA AGCCTGAGGTTCCTAAGGAGAAACCTGAACCAATAAAGAAAG aAGCAGAAATGCCAAAAGAGAAACTCAAAGCCACTCCAACAATAAAAA AAGCTGAGGTtcaaaaggaggagaagaaactaATGAAGAAAg AACCAGAGGTGCCTAATGAAAAAGTATTACACACCACGGCAACACAAG TAGAGCCTGTTCTAAAGGAGAAAGTCAAGCCACCAAGGAAAG ATGTTGAATTGGCAAAAGCAAAAGCCAAACCGGCTCCACCATTAAAAG CAGAAGCTGGCATTCCAAAGGACAAAGCTAAACCTAAAAAAG CTGCTGAGAAGGACAAAGAAAAGCCAGAGCCCACTCCATCACCAAAGG AATTAGGTGTGAAGAAGGAAAAAGTCCCAGCTGCACCAACAGCAAAAA AGCCAGATGTTCCCAAGACTGAAGCCAAACAACCAAAGAAAG CACCAGGAGCGGTTTTGAAAGAAAGACTGAAACTGACAAGAGGTAAAGCAGACATTCACCTCAAAGCAG AGCTTGAAGGTCTGAAAAATCTTACAAAGCCTATTCCAAAGAAAG AACACATTGTAAAGGAAAGGAAGAAGCTGGTGGAGAAAG CAACTCCAGAGGCACCAAAAGAAGTGAAACCTGTGCCAGAGACAGAAG AGCCTGAAGTTTCACAGGAGACCACTGCACCTCTGGAGAAAG TTGTTCATATAGAATCTGTAACACCAGTGGACGTCACAGAACCAGCGCCTACAAAACCAG GTGAACCACCGCTGTTGGAGGAGTTTGGTGCAGAAGAAG atgacctGCCCTACTTCCAGTGCTTCTTTGTGGATGAAGATGACACCCACTATCCTTTCTTCCCTTTCTCACCGATCCAAATGTGA